A single genomic interval of Lathyrus oleraceus cultivar Zhongwan6 chromosome 7, CAAS_Psat_ZW6_1.0, whole genome shotgun sequence harbors:
- the LOC127104865 gene encoding protein bfr2-like, translating into MFDLFFHGVVDGTKQPNIKQVIALSSNGPSYHLTNTPSYHPTNTPSYHPTSPKDLTKESTDEADKPIEQMQNDHTSDSEHEDEKEKNAPVEGEVYEEMQNADDVVKDISEDGSPTIANPGTDGPDDEEEEDHSMTNIHMDHVEDEDEEQDNEPENEQNKDMLKTNPTSDAAKRTIVPSTENIVTLSPEELEALKKRNPMEYLKAIISARGSSIEKGFNTSTVSGGQSTSKYGDYLPFGFM; encoded by the coding sequence ATGTTTGATTTATTTTTTCACGGGGTCGTAGATGGCACAAAGCAACCAAACATCAAACAAGTAATCGCATTAAGCAGTAATGGTCCTTCTTATCACCTCACCAACACTCCCTCTTATCACCCCACCAACACTCCCTCTTATCATCCAACATCTCCCAAAGATTTGACAAAAGAGTCTACAGATGAAGCGGACAAGCCTATTGAACAAATGCAAAATGATCATACCAGTGATTCTGAGCATGAGGatgaaaaagagaaaaatgcTCCTGTTGAGGGGGAAGTGTATGAGGAGATGCAGAATGCTGACGACGTTGTCAAAGACATATCTGAAGATGGCTCTCCAACAATTGCAAACCCAGGCACTGATGGTccagatgacgaagaagaagaggatcATTCTATGACCAATATTCACATGGATCATGTTGAGGATGAAGATGAGGAACAAGATAATGAACCAGAGAATGAGCAAAACAAAGACATGCTCAAGACCAACCCAACTTCTGATGCTGCCAAAAGGACCATAGTGCCTTCGACTGAAAACATTGTTACCCTCTCTCCAGAAGAGCTGGAAGCGTTGAAAAAGAGAAATCCAATGGAATACCTGAAGGCCATTATCAGTGCAAGGGGTAGCTCGATTGAGAAAGGCTTTAATACTTCAACAGTGTCAGGTGGCCAATCGACAAGCAAATATGGTGATTATTTGCCTTTTGGCTTTATGTAA
- the LOC127104982 gene encoding uncharacterized protein LOC127104982 yields MEDHNFVVGQEFPDVKTFRNAIKEAAIAQHFELRIIKSDLIRYFARCASEGCPWRIRAVKLPNAPTFTIRSLEGTHTCGRNALNGHHQASVDWIVSFIEERLRDNINYKPKDILHDIHKQYGITIPYKQAWRAKERGLAAIYGSSEEGFYLLPSYCEEIKKTNPGSVAEVFTTCGDNRFQRLFVSFYASIHGFVNGCLPVVALGGIQLKSKYLSTFLSATSFDADGGLFPLAFAVVDVENDESWTWFLSELHKALEVNIECMLKIIFLSDGHKGIVDAIRRKFPKSSHAFCMRYLSESIGKEFKNSRLIHLLWKAAYATTTIAFKEKMAEIEELSPEAAKWLQQFHPSQWALAYFEGTRYGHLSSNIEEFNKWVLEARELPIIQVIERIHSKLKTEFDDRCLKSGSWCSVLAPSAERRMVEAINHASTYQVLRSDEVEFEVISADRSDIVNIGSHSCSCRDWQLYGIPCSHAVAALISCRKDVYAYTAKCFTAASYRDTYAEVLHPIPGKIEWRKTDESCLDNDIVVVRPPKFRRPPGRPEKKRICVEDNNRDKHTVHCSRCNQTGHYKTTCKAEMISSIQQF; encoded by the coding sequence ATGGAGGACCACAATTTTGTTGTTGGTCAAGAATTCCCCGATGTCAAGACATTTCGGAATGCTATTAAAGAAGCTGCTATTGCGCAACATTTTGAACTTCGTATTATCAAAAGCGACTTGATTCGATACTTTGCTAGATGTGCCTCTGAGGGATGTCCGTGGCGGATTCGTGCTGTTAAGCTCCCCAATGCCCCGACATTTACTATAAGAAGTCTTGAAGGGACGCATACTTGTGGAAGAAATGCGCTCAATGGCCACCACCAGGCTTCTGTGGATTGGATTGTGAGTTTTATAGAAGAAAGGTTACGAGATAACATCAATTATAAACCAAAAGATATTTTACATGACATCCATAAGCAATATGGTATAACGATACCGTATAAGCAAGCTTGGCGTGCCAAGGAACGGGGCCTTGCGGCAATATATGGCTCTTCTGAAGAAGGATTTTATCTACTTCCTTCATATTGTGAAGAAATAAAGAAAACAAATCCTGGAAGTGTTGCAGAGGTGTTTACCACTTGTGGAGATAACCGTTTTCAGAGACTTTTTGTTTCCTTTTATGCATCAATTCATGGTTTTGTTAATGGTTGTTTGCCCGTTGTTGCTCTCGGGGGAATTCAGCTGAAAAGCAAATACCTTAGCACATTCCTATCAGCGACTTCTTTTGATGCGGATGGTGGGTTGTTTCCACTTGCTTTCGCCGTTGTCGATGTAGAAAATGATGAAAGCTGGACATGGTTCCTGTCTGAGTTGCATAAGGCACTAGAGGTGAATATTGAATGCATGCTTAAGATTATATTTTTATCAGATGGGCATAAGGGTATTGTGGATGCAATAAGAAGGAAGTTTCCGAAATCTTCGCATGCATTCTGCATGCGTTACTTAAGCGAAAGCATTGGCAAAGAATTCAAGAACTCTAGGCTTATCCATCTTCTATGGAAGGCTGCATATGCTACTACGACTATTGCATTCAAAGAAAAAATGGCGGAAATAGAAGAGCTCTCTCCCGAAGCCGCCAAGTGGTTACAGCAATTTCATCCTTCCCAATGGGCTCTAGCATATTTCGAAGGTACGAGATACGGTCATTTGTCCTCTAATATTGAAGAGTTCAATAAATGGGTTCTTGAAGCCCGGGAGTTGCCAATTATCCAAGTGATCGAGCGGATTCATAGCAAACTTAAAACTGAGTTTGATGACCGGTGTTTGAAAAGCGGTTCATGGTGTTCTGTACTTGCTCCATCTGCCGAGAGGCGAATGGTCGAAGCCATTAATCATGCATCCACCTATCAAGTCCTTAGATCAGACGAGGTAGAGTTTGAGGTTATTTCAGCTGATCGATCTGATATTGTAAATATTGGCAGTCATAGCTGTTCCTGCCGTGATTGGCAGCTATATGGGATACCTTGTTCCCACGCCGTTGCTGCTCTTATCTCATGTCGTAAGGATGTCTACGCATATACGGCAAAGTGTTTTACTGCTGCAAGTTACAGGGATACTTATGCAGAGGTGTTACATCCCATCCCTGGAAAAATTGAATGGAGGAAAACAGATGAATCTTGCTTGGATAATGATATCGTAGTTGTGCGGCCGCCAAAATTTCGCCGACCTCCAGGGCGACCGGAAAAGAAACGGATTTGTGTGGAGGACAATAATCGCGACAAACATACAGTGCATTGTAGTCGATGTAATCAAACCGGACATTACAAGACTACATGCAAAGCAGAGATGATTAGTAGTATACAACAGTTTTAG
- the LOC127105107 gene encoding glucan endo-1,3-beta-glucosidase 14, with product MTTFTLTIKFYSILLPFFIFADTGILVASFGINYGQVANNLPPPTKVLELLSNLKITKTRIYDTNPEILKAFANSNVEIIVTVENQILNLLNDPQQALQWVNTNIKPYVPDTKITGIQVGNEVFTEIDSSLIQYLVPAMINIHNGLVQLGLDTSIHVSTPSSLEVLEESYPPSAGSFRSEISGIMYQLLNFLSKTKSPFWINAYPYFAYKNDPNQISLDYVLFNPNQGMVDPNTNLHYDNMLYAMVDAVTFAISKLGFNGIEVRVSETGWPSKGDSDEIGASLENAEIYNKNLLKRQMANEGTPLSPRMRLESYLFALFNEDLKNGPTSERNYGLFEPDESMTYNVGLSSFAKSSNPSTSISLTSSATRTKAAQKEYQSMFYRVFVYLLISSLCAFV from the exons ATGACAACATTTACTCTAACTATCAAATTTTATTCTATTCTTCTACCATTTTTTATCTTTGCAG ATACTGGAATTTTGGTAGCATCATTTGGAATCAACTATGGACAAGTAGCAAACAATTTGCCACCACCAACCAAAGTCCTTGAGCTTCTCAGCAATTTAAAGATCACGAAAACAAGAATCTACGACACGAATCCGGAGATTCTCAAAGCCTTCGCGAACTCAAACGTGGAAATCATTGTGACAGTTGAGAATCAAATACTGAACCTGTTGAATGATCCACAACAGGCACTTCAATGGGTGAATACCAATATAAAACCGTATGTTCCTGACACAAAGATAACTGGAATTCAAGTAGGAAACGAAGTGTTCACCGAAATCGACTCGAGCCTAATTCAATATCTTGTTCCAGCAATGATCAACATTCATAATGGTCTAGTTCAATTAGGGTTAGACACAAGCATTCATGTGTCAACACCTAGTTCATTAGAAGTTCTTGAAGAATCTTACCCTCCTTCAGCTGGTAGTTTCAGAAGTGAAATCTCAGGAATCATGTATCAGTTATTGAACTTTTTGTCTAAAACAAAATCACCCTTTTGGATCAATGCATATCCTTATTTTGCTTATAAGAATGATCCTAATCAAATATCATTAGATTATGTATTATTTAACCCTAATCAAGGAATGGTTGATCCTAATACAAATTTACATTATGATAACATGCTATATGCTATGGTAGATGCAGTTACATTTGCAATATCAAAATTAGGGTTTAATGGGATAGAAGTTAGGGTTTCTGAGACAGGTTGGCCATCCAAAGGTGATTCGgatgaaattggtgcatcattGGAAAATGCTGAAATTTATAACAAGAATTTGTTGAAAAGACAAATGGCAAATGAAGGAACACCTTTGAGTCCTAGAATGAGATTGGAATCCTATTTGTTTGCATTGTTTAATGAAGATCTCAAGAATGGACCAACATCAGAAAGAAACTATGGATTGTTTGAGCCTGATGAATCTATGACATACAATGTTGGATTGTCTTCTTTTGCAAAATCATCAAATCCATCTACTTCAATTTCTCTTACCTCCTCTGCCACTAGAACAAAG GCAGCACAAAAGGAATACCAAAGCATGTTCTACAGGGTGTTTGTGTATTTGCTGATTTCATCACTTTGTGCCTTTGTTTAA